The following are encoded together in the Macadamia integrifolia cultivar HAES 741 chromosome 10, SCU_Mint_v3, whole genome shotgun sequence genome:
- the LOC122092488 gene encoding LOB domain-containing protein 1-like — translation MDSKEALTAASLPPHDQSLPPHVIRPCGACKTLRRRCVPRCVLAPFFPPNQPLKFMAVHRVFGASNVVKLLQELPENQKAEAVDSLVYEAVARIKDPVHGCAGEVCQLKKVVRQLQLQLATVESQLLINKQYQQESFSCDNNSLICMEREEAQQQQPTFQQPLLDDFMLGTTSFQICDRFPCNNSFFPSNTTNFSGM, via the exons ATGGATTCAAAGGAAGCCCTCACTGCAGCTAGCCTCCCTCCTCATGATCAATCTCTTCCTCCTCATGTCATCCGACCTTGCGGTGCCTGTAAGACCCTCCGTCGACGATGCGTCCCAAGATGCGTCTTGGCACCATTCTTTCCCCCAAATCAACCCCTCAAGTTCATGGCTGTACACAGAGTATTTGGAGCCAGTAACGTGGTCAAGTTGTTGCAG GAACTTCCTGAGAATCAAAAAGCTGAAGCAGTGGATAGCTTGGTCTACGAGGCGGTGGCGAGGATTAAAGATCcagtgcatgggtgtgcaggtgAAGTTTGCCAACTGAAGAAGGTTGTGAGACAGCTCCAGTTGCAGTTGGCTACTGTAGAGTCCCAACTTCTGATCAACAAACAATACCAGCAAGAGAGCTTCTCATGTGACAACAACTCATTGATATGCATGGAGAGGGAAGAagctcaacaacaacaacccacGTTCCAACAACCCTTACTTGATGACTTCATGTTAGGTACAACAAGCTTCCAGATTTGTGACCGCTTCCCATGCAACAACTCATTCTTTCCTTCTAATACCACAAATTTTTCAGGGATGTAG
- the LOC122092346 gene encoding LOB domain-containing protein 1-like has product MDSQEALTAGSLPPHDQSLPPHVIRPCGACKTLRRRCVPRCVLAPFFPPNQPLKFMAVHRVFGASNVVKLLQELPENQKAEAVDSLVYEAVARIKDPVHGCAGEVCQLKKVVRQLQLQLATVESQLLINKQYQQESFSCDNNSLICMEREEAQQQQPTFQQPLLDDFMLGAVDGLKGGEAGGGGLTGKYKKVF; this is encoded by the exons ATGGATTCACAGGAAGCCCTCACTGCAGGTAGCCTCCCTCCTCATGATCAATCTCTTCCTCCTCACGTCATCCGACCTTGCGGTGCCTGTAAGACCCTCCGTCGACGATGCGTCCCAAGATGCGTCTTGGCACCATTCTTTCCCCCAAATCAACCCCTCAAGTTCATGGCTGTACACAGAGTATTTGGAGCCAGTAACGTGGTCAAGTTGTTGCAG GAACTTCCTGAGAATCAAAAAGCTGAAGCAGTGGATAGCTTGGTCTACGAGGCGGTGGCGAGGATTAAAGATCcagtgcatgggtgtgcaggtgAAGTTTGCCAACTGAAGAAGGTTGTGAGACAGCTCCAGTTGCAGTTGGCTACTGTAGAGTCCCAACTTCTGATCAACAAACAATACCAGCAAGAGAGCTTCTCATGTGACAACAACTCATTGATATGCATGGAGAGGGAAGAagctcaacaacaacaacccacGTTCCAACAACCCTTACTTGATGACTTCATGTTAG GGGCTGTTGATGGACTAAAGGGAGGCGAGGCGGGCGGGGGGGGGCTCACTGGGAAGTATAAAAAGGTTTTCTGA